The following is a genomic window from Labrus bergylta chromosome 2, fLabBer1.1, whole genome shotgun sequence.
gatcagtgtgaggacacagaggagggagtccctccctctaaaacctctctgtgtgaggaacatgaagctctgaggtgaggatctctaactgtccatgactcttctccatgtcacagctctgcactcacatctctccaccttcatcatcatcatcatcatcactgtctcatctgctgctcacagtaactaataatgttgttgtttttgtatcaggatgcaggaacagagaccagactctcctggacccagctgtgtgtccatgaagagtgactggTCTATAGATCgctttattgactttaaagatggacgtcctgctgatggaaggtcagaattaaaaatcaagttaatgttctgtctctgttgtttaaagactcttaacttggctcagagtttcattatatatatcccgttgttttcttgtgtaatatgtcctgtcacagagttcaacaggagagctccaacgttcacagagatcaatcagaccagcagaatccaacagacctggactccatctttatggtgtgttcaacacactgttaattaatatactaccattacaataatttaatgctaagttattgttctgtttagaccagctgaccttcagactgacagatgaaccacatgttgagttctaccagtttatattaaatatccagtgtctccttctgttccagctgctggaggagaacatcatcacctttgtgaagaacgagctgaagagagtccacagggttctgagtccagaatacccagaatgcttagagagtcagagtgaggatgaagagcaggggagaagctgtaatgaggcatttttgaagatcactctgcacttcctgaggagaatgaagcaggaggagctggctgactgtctgcagaaaagtaagaacattttaacagatttagtattttagaaaaaggacaaagaggtttaaagttccaaactcagatagtcatgtaatctatatcaggatctgttAATTGATTTaagttctttctttattcaggaacgTTTGGTGCAATGTGCCAAAAAACcctcaaatctaacctgaaggagaagttccagtgtgtgtttgaggggattgctaaagcaggaaacccaacccttctgaaccagatctacacagagctctacatcacagagggagggactggagaggtcaatgatgaacatgaggtcagacagattgaaacagcatccaggaaaccacacagaccagaaacaaccatcagacaagaagacatctttaaagtctcacctggaagagatgaaccaatcagaagagtgatgacaaagggagtggctggcatcgggaaaacagtcttaacacagaagttcactctggactgggctgaagacaaagacaaccagaacatacacttcacatttccattcactttcagagagctgaatgtactgaaagagaaaaagttcagcctgttggaacttgttcatcacttctttcctgaaaccaaagaagcaggaatctgcaggtttgaagagttccaggttgtgttcatctttgacggtctggatgagtgtcgacttcctctggactttaaaaacaacgagaccctgactgatgtcacagagtccacctcagtggatgtgctgctgactaacctcatcagggggaaactgcttccctctgctcacctctggataactacaagacctgcagcagccaatcagatccctcctgagtgtgttgacatggtgacagaggtcagagggttcactgacccacagaaggaggagtacttcaggaagaggttcagaaatgaggagcaagctgacagaatcatctcccacatcaagacatccagaagcctccacatcatgtgccacatcccagtcttctgctggatcactgctacagttctggaggatgtgctgaagaccagagagggaggagagctgcccaagaccctgactgagatgtacatccacttcctggtggttcagtccaaactgaagaacatcaagtatgatggaggagctgagagtccagagagcaggaagatgattgagtctctgggaaaactggcttttgagcagctgcagaaaggaaacctgatcttctatgactcagacctgacagagtgtggcatcgatatcagagcagcctcagtgtactcaggagtgttcacacagatctttaaagaggagagaggactgtaccaggacaaggtgttctgcttcatccatctgagtgttcaggagtttctggctgctcttcatgtccatctgaccttcatcaactctggagtcaatctcATGTCAGAAGATCAAACAACATCCTGGAGGTCTaaagtattcagagaaaaacctgacccaacacatttatatcagagtgctgtggaccaggccttacagagtcctaatggacacctggacttgttcctccgcttcctcctcggtctttctctagagaccaatcagaatctcatacgaggtctgctgacagacacaggaagtggctcaaagaccaatcaggaaacagtcaagtacatcaaggagaagatcagtgaggatctgtctgcagagaaaagcatcaatctgttccactgtctgaatgaactgagtgatcgttctctagtggaggagatccaacagtccctgagatcaggacgtctctcgacagataaactgtctcctgctcagtggtcagctctggtcttcatcttactgtcatcagaaaaagatctggacgtgtttgacctgaagaaatactctgcttcagaggaggctcttctgaggctgctgcctgtgatcaaagcttcaaacaaagctctgtaagtgctcacataactatccagttcaaatgtagttctcttcattcagaaataacaactatagtttgtaattgctttcatttgtcttcttctgaatcctcttcaggctgagtggttgtaacctctcagagagaagctgtgaagctctgtcctcagtcctcagctcccagtcctctagtctgagagagctggacctgagcaacaacaacctgcatgattcaggagtgaagctgctgtgtagtggtttaaagactctacactgttcactggaaacgctcaggtaaggacttattcatgtgaaagtttaccgaataagcttaaatgtacttagtttatttgatatttttattaacttaccaaacatatcctcttcaggctgagtggctgtaacctctcagagagaagctgtgaagctctgtcctcagtcctcagctcccagtcctctagtctgagagagctggacctgagcaacaacaacctgcaggattcaggagtgaagctgctgtctactggattaaagagtccactctgtagactggacactctcaggttagtgtgctactgatccacattattcatctaagatcatgttttcttgatgaatcatttattaaatgggccttggtggtggtttaaagttttactgtatgtttccacattaaagctgtaaagctctgagctcgttctatagctctcagtcttttagtctgaggaagctggactggaataaagaaagttaaatatgaagttctttccccaccaacaaacaaaccatggataatgtttggaacataaagaactaaagaatctttatttcagatgaaacagttcagaactgtttctacatcactgctgatgtcaaagcagtctgtgtgtttatctcacgctctgtcttaccttcactatttgtcaccagagtaaatattgattagtatcagattatgaagtctattctgttcagctgcatggttatgacgggatgttactggtaaaacagagaagaatggaccaatggatgttaagcatattgtgtgagtgtgtgtgtgtgtgtgtgtgtgtgtgtgtgtgtgtgtgtgtgtgtgtgtgtgtgttggtgtgtgtgtgtgtgtgtagtctgtcaggttgtctgatcacagaagaaggttgtgcgtctctggcctcagctctaagctcctcccccctgagacatctggacctgagctacaatcatccaggagaacgaggagagaagctgctgtctgctggactggaggatccacactgcagactggagacactgaggtacagacagacacacagaagctgtctcactgtttctgaatgatgaactctgcttcttgtctgatgctggatttaaatgaagatgtatgaaatagattctgatctggtttcttcctccaggttggaccatagtggactgcacagactgaagcctggtctgaggaagtgtgagtgtgttttcatttctcttcatcagaacacagcagcacatgttggagtgtagaagagtaaatgctcttgaacaatcagacagagactatggcttgtgaacagaggatttgtttatttctctcagagaagttaataacaataacttagatttatatagcgcctttcatgaaacccaaggatgctttacaaagtgtgtgtgtgtgtgtgtgtgtgtgtgtgtgtgtgtgtgtgtgtgtgtgtgtgtgtgtgtgtgtgtggggggggggggggggcgtaatgggagacaacaagagaggaatagaaaaacacaaacagagaagagaaaggatagaaacactagacaaacaaatgaaggagaaagggagtgggtgatcagctgaggggagtgttagatgaggctgaatgctttggtgaacagatggtgtttgaggaggtttttaaaaatgaccaggggtctcatttataaaagagtgcgtaaaattcatactaaaaatgtacgtgtgccaaaaacccagaaatggcgtgcgcacaaaatgattcagagttataaaaccgttcgtacgcacacctgcacgcaatgttccctttataaatcacgatccacctggaaatgtgcgcatgtagattagtcccatgttccgccctctacacgcccacattcaaccataaacggtcaatgcaaagcagctcgtgaatgaaaatgcatccaaacgagggggcagatcaaaggtttccagcgttggatcacgaaaactgaagtttagacaaagaaacgaaactttctgacccagaaacaaaggaacttgtgaatgaagtgaaggataaaatggacatatcggtagtttgctgcagcaggaggatcacgaactgaagaaaattcagagaatgacaccacgtcgctgctgcattcacgctgtcctatgtgccaccgttcatcattacgcacgagtatatctgcaatgtttacatgtttacaggacccacactgatttcttcatatagtggcagagaggacacgtcagtcagcattctccctcactctatcatattattaatcaaaggtttgatcaaccaacaaaaactttgaattgttggccacatattttcgtgggcatctccgtctgcactgtgactaattatgatcaaatatatggcttaatgatcgtgtcagagatgccccgacttaatgtccacacttgaattatttacagaataaatacatgcagctgatgaagatgtgcagacttttattttttatttttattttatgtttatatattgtcataatgaaagttacttattggaaacggctcactacatgtgcgattatagcctaaataaaaccatcggtttgaatgattgtgatgacgtggatctgtcagtaaagtttgatatttagtgaaataggtttgctttgttgttaagggagcgagcattctgcagcataaatgaggcggtggtgtattctgaagcagagggggagagaggagtggttctgtcaacacacacaacaacaggtatcaggtttctgctgtgcacgtgtgatttgttgtgaatggcgccggtcagacactacagtggggatagcatggtcaccaataaggcaggcgagggtccagtgatcacagactggtgaggatatcctgatagctgtgcgagaagctaacagctgatcggcggctagcgctaacagctgatcgtcatagatggtgagtagctgtcagtttacacaaactgaaagcagcagcaaagtcgatctgtttgcagactgttagtagaggataagtaggagggagaagcatagatagcacaaaagaaacaccatttttgtcacggatcgtgaagcggcgacatacacgccagcgtcctcgctcaaccggaacttttataacatcccaatcatccttttatgggcaatcaacacactgagcaattacaacatgtgtgctatatgaagaccatttcctagaagtttcctggacagacaactggtctcttaacaggaaagagtgtgtgtgtgtgtgtgtgtgtgtgtgtgtgtgtgtgtgtgtgtgtgtcttgtgtatcagaacatgatcttatgacttggctaaattcagaggttagataactattggtttgtgcctgctgctgtccagattgtgtttctgttatgattaaacctttcaaactacaacaggatgagggctggaagtaacacaaagtgatgataaaagtgagggtgatggaaactcatgagagtttaaatatgaaataaaaaatgtaaactgaattaaaagtgataatccagtgaatagaaaatcaccattcatcacatccaacagaaatgtatattttacaacatgcagtttttgtgacatttcacattttgatgttggctgctggccggctgctcgtagtcgagctcgtggagctcatcaactttaaaaacagcagaaatcatttttgatttgacgttcattttcataaacatgtaaatatgcagagtctccaacatcaagttctctcctcaaaaacatccagacgtgaattcagtgatgaaatagaaacagaatatctttagagacataagctagctctcctcctcgtcttctggctgtgcagacagtaaggcacacagcaaagtccacgatcaccatagtacaggccagcaggaacatccaacaacaatacacaagtcagctgcaggccgccaggtggccaggtgaggtcgggacggcgtggcctacaccttagacaagcagagaaaaactcacaaggactgagtcttcatctgtttcttcagattttgatctgttcatccagtccagttaaatttacattaaaacaaaaacatgtatgttgtagagcctagattgatggaaaagaaatggtctccatgacttcagaaacacagtttaaaagtagttagacaggacaaagggacgtggcacactcctgctgccatcacattgtgtgtgacagtgaaagtggaaatgaggctcctgtttgtgctgaatgtgacctctgaggacagaacagttggagacagcagatggttcatagattctttgtgctgcactttgattagtcagactttattcactgcatgtgtttgttgatttggatctccattcttcctggctgccatggtaactccatttgaacttgattagaagtggattattacatttcagtgctgtcaaacatcattcagtgctgaatatgaactgtaagtttgattgactctcagtaagtaggggtgtaacggtacacaaacatttcagttcgctacagttctcagttttgaagctttggtttggtacattttcactacagtaaagggacctgatgcaacgctttttttttctttataggaacatttataatttcccttttacacattggactaagtgcagcatcgacagttcagacttgtacacctgctcaggttactttttaataacattttaaattaaacattgtaaaaaaaaaactttaaataaacttatgttgcatccttcaaccaaaagagtctccaataaattaaaaaaacgaatgaaataaagtattttagtaTGAAATGAAGTatttaatatagcctatatataaaaatatttcttttaaattacacttccaccttttagtttatgaaggcaacacttttttgaatgccctttgagcacataataaacctaatcacatctgggacagtgtagtttcagaactattaatatttccatctgttgatataagaacttcaatggcattttttatggctttggcccgtttagaattattagcaaaaggctgtctgttttttcctagttgcagtgatgtttacgttcacgtggtgccttttcaagtgctttaataagttggacgtgttgcctgtgacgtacccgatgtcctctgaacaacaacggcacactactctcgtcttgtcaacgtctctttgtccattattgtgggaatggggagggaggtgttcattctatcatgctgcaggttattctcccacacagacgcgtctccccctccccttttgctcttagtttgagcgggatcatcgctgaaaatgaaaacaaaacttaagagtaagtctgtaaaaagaactccatcccggttatatgcaactgtccagaccaacaggactcgaggaactactaatctgcacagtttgcacagtttatgtttgaacttttttacaagttattaactaaaagctgtgtcccataccagcagccgcagccttcctccaccctgaggtgtgcttctgctttgcgctccgtgtgggaacacagattaaatcacttttgttcagcgcgtactcggatcagtcctgtactgaaacggtccggtccgagtacgtgtacctttacaaccctatcagtaagtgtcagtaaagttgttgatgaatgaacagatgataacctgcagctgtgttgtgtctcgttctctc
Proteins encoded in this region:
- the LOC136181128 gene encoding NLR family CARD domain-containing protein 3-like, with the protein product MKQEELADCLQKRTFGAMCQKTLKSNLKEKFQCVFEGIAKAGNPTLLNQIYTELYITEGGTGEVNDEHEVRQIETASRKPHRPETTIRQEDIFKVSPGRDEPIRRVMTKGVAGIGKTVLTQKFTLDWAEDKDNQNIHFTFPFTFRELNVLKEKKFSLLELVHHFFPETKEAGICRFEEFQVVFIFDGLDECRLPLDFKNNETLTDVTESTSVDVLLTNLIRGKLLPSAHLWITTRPAAANQIPPECVDMVTEVRGFTDPQKEEYFRKRFRNEEQADRIISHIKTSRSLHIMCHIPVFCWITATVLEDVLKTREGGELPKTLTEMYIHFLVVQSKLKNIKYDGGAESPESRKMIESLGKLAFEQLQKGNLIFYDSDLTECGIDIRAASVYSGVFTQIFKEERGLYQDKVFCFIHLSVQEFLAALHVHLTFINSGVNLMSEDQTTSWRSKVFREKPDPTHLYQSAVDQALQSPNGHLDLFLRFLLGLSLETNQNLIRGLLTDTGSGSKTNQETVKYIKEKISEDLSAEKSINLFHCLNELSDRSLVEEIQQSLRSGRLSTDKLSPAQWSALVFILLSSEKDLDVFDLKKYSASEEALLRLLPVIKASNKALLSGCNLSERSCEALSSVLSSQSSSLRELDLSNNNLHDSGVKLLCSGLKTLHCSLETLRLSGCNLSERSCEALSSVLSSQSSSLRELDLSNNNLQDSGVKLLSTGLKSPLCRLDTLSLSGCLITEEGCASLASALSSSPLRHLDLSYNHPGERGEKLLSAGLEDPHCRLETLRYRQTHRSCLTVSE